aagttttcaatcttttaaaGTGATTtcatttttgatatattttttcattaacaGTTGAAAAACTTCATCATGTCATATATGTAGATACATCTAAATGATATTCCACATAACCTACAACACAACGATTAAGGGCCAAAACAGAATTATTTCAAAAGGCTATGAACTCtaacaaaattattcaaaagtttgaGACTAaagtgaaatatatatatatatatatatatatatatatataaagaaagtatgaatgtagtttacccaaagttcctttaaaagaaaaaaaaaaccccaaaaattgaTAGAATAAAAGAGTTGTATTAGTTGAAATGTCGATGCTTTTATCAATTTGTCCGAAAGACTTATAGAAGAGACTTTGTTCATATTTTTTGGTTGAGAACTTTGTGGGGTGCATGCGGTTGGTAAGAATGTAATGATCACCATATGATTCATTAATCCGtcttacaaatatataaataggttgGTGTTGGAAAAAACTATTTTCACAGCAAATGTAATGTTAAATGGTATTCttctagataaatattattgtcAAGTCATGGTATTCAAAAGAAGGACATTTTGTTTCTCCactaatttcaattcaatgtTCTAGAGAGCATgaagttaattttgattcaattgatattttaaaccttagtttaattaaaataatatatgcaATCACCCTAAGTGACAgtcaaaaaattcaaagtttatACCTGGTTTTTcaaccttaaaaacaatttttttttggcaGATATTCTTTTAAgaatgttgataaaattaaGAGTGTCTTTCACGATATCCTCATgcaaatttgatgttgttgaaTATAAGTAAAGTTGCAATTGGAGATTGTGTTCACAAGACAAAATGGGGGAGAGCGACACCAAATCTAAGCAGTACAGCACTGGGTAGATCTTGTTTACATTACATGCAATGCAATATTGCTTGCATGTTGCAATATCAACCAAAACTGTTCCTGGATTCTCATACTTTTTTATCAAACGATTCCATTATTGGGATGTTCAGGTCGGCTGGTACATTTATTCAAACCACTTACAATGGTGAGGACGGTGCCATACCAttttacaaaacaaaacaaaaaaatttgcaTTACTTAACTACAAGCATataatatgatgttttaaatatacgaaaataattcttaaaaaggtaaatatgcttatacgtatatatattcatatctGATATTTAAAGGGGAGAGGATCTCTCTAGTTTGGTTGTTATAGATTCTGTTCTTTTGTGTTAAAGTTGAAATAGAAGAGCATATATCAGTGTGGTTTTGTTTATCTTTTCCTGCTTCATTTTTGctctaaaattttaccaaataaaatttGTCTTGCCTCAGCTCTGTTTGCTAAAATGAATGTACTaagaatattaataaatttttattatcttacgTTTTATATAGTGATTTAAAATAGAGAAGTAATGGAGTGGGTGGGGCTGTTAATAGATGGGCAGAGTAGAGCATGATTTAGTTCGACATCCCACTTTCAGTAACTTCATATCCACAAATCAACATGTGGTTTATATTGCCTCTTGTTAAAGAGGAGAGCACTTTTGTATGTTCCCTGCTTAAATAATTGGTTATTTCATATTCAACGagttattattgatttaatattaatatatatttcagtTTGTTTAAATATACGTTGGacgtaaatattttaagaaaaaatagaaacGTGGAGAGAAATACATATTACAttagtattttctttttgacttGGTGGATTTTAGTCCATTATGATTATGTCCCTGAAATGTTAAAAGAGTGTTGAAATAAAAGATTTGTTTGCTTTAGAGAAAAAcctttctatttttcatatatgtAGATGGTTTTCCAGAAGCAAAGGGATGGAAATCATGGTGTATCTTTAAGATTTTCTTTAGGACcttttttgtgattttatgaTTGGGGACTCCTTTGGTTAACAAGATCTTTGATTTGTGATGTTTcacattgataaaaataaagggggggggggatttcaatgtttaaaaatgtcaaaagttgaGGGATGCAATGTGTTTGGCCCATGATTTAACCTTACATTACTTGACTGCTGATTCTCACATCACCTTATTAACACGGTTCATAAAGGAACACGTTGACTTTACAGATACtttctcatttccattttcaagtcgGCTTGCTTTCATGGCTGCTTCTTTGTTTGATTTGATTCCTTACCATtccatactttttttttcttttcatcctCATTGATGATTGATTAGGATAGCATTAGTTATATCCTCAATTACTTCAAAATTTCAATGCTGATGGATTAATACAGACTGCTAACTTGGTTTTATCTCAGATATATTGCTTAAAATCTTAAAACCCTTTCTGAAACTTGTTAGCAATACATCCCAACACTTTCCGCAGGTAAGAAATATGTAATTCCAACTCCAATGTGTTGAATGTAAGTGCGACTCTgacataaacatatttaaattttatagttttttcaagaattttgaaCCATAAGTATACACCAAATCTGAATACATGCTGGACATAAATACTTGAAGCAAAATGAATATTTgctttaatataatattttttttcaagtgcGTGGGAAACACAAAAACAGTTTTATATGGTCTGATCACTAATTCCTGAATCCGAGGACAAATTCAACTTCTTATTCAGCCAAAGTtttacatgcattaaagttgTCGTGGAATTCCTTGGCCACTTTTCATATCTCCTACCATCTTGCTGAACATCTCCCACAAACCGATCCTGTCTTCTGAGTGGATCATTGGCTGCTTTGAAGTTTCAACTACATCCCAAGACTCGATAGGCAGACCAGCCGGTTCGTTGATATCATCTATAATTCTTTCTCCACTGCTATCTTGTTCTAACAAATGGCACAAACTGTCCCATAAACCCATTCTGTCTTCTAAGGGGATCTTTGGCTGATTTGAAGTCTCAACTACATCCTGAGACCTGACAGACTGAGTAACAGGCCCCTTTCGCAACGCTTCCTGCTCTTCGAACTCACAGAGGGCATATTGAATTCCTTGGCCATGTTCCAAACTATCACTAGTCTTTGATAAATTGTCCCATGAACTGGTTCTGTCTTCTAAGGGGATCTTTGGTTGATTTGAAGTCTCAACTACATCTTGAAACCTGGCAGACTGAGTAACAGACCCCTTTTGCAACCCTTGCAGCTCTTCAAACTCGCTGAGGGCATATTGAATTCCTTGGCCATATTCTGAGCTATCACTAGTCTTTAATAAATGACTGATTCTGTCATCTATGTGGATCTTTGGCTGCTTTGATGTCTCGGTTACATCATGAGACTTAACAGACACGGTGACCGGTCCTTTCCGCAACCTCTTTTCCTCAGCAAACTGGTGGATCGCATCTTGAATTCCTGAGAAGGCCACCAGGAATTCTGCTGCTTCAGTTTGGTTCAATAGCTTCTTGACCACCAGCTCTAATGCCTTGAACCTGTTGTACAAGTTTCCAAATAGCAgtcaattatacataatttctgAAACTATATGAAAAAACCTTGTGGTTATTTCTCTATAATGgtatatttaactataaaaataaaaaatttatgtggTGTGGTGGATAGGTTAGAtcttttatatttgtaattaagtatGAAGGAATGAACCTGAGCTTTTGAGCCTTGGTGATGACCCGAGCAATCTTCAGGAACTCGGATTGAATACCATGGGAGGCAGAACCCCCTGATTTGCTGCTGTTCACTGGAGCAAAGGGAAGGTAGAGAACACAGGTAGCTTGAATCTCTGCCATTTCCTCATCAATTACTGCCTCCTCGATGCGCATCTCGTGGATAAACTGAGATATGGCTGGCTGCATAGCACTTGCAGTCGAGTCTGATAAGAAAGACAAAGGAGCCAGGCCATGCAAGAGTTCCAGAATAGCAGAAGGTCTCCAGTCACCAAGCCAGAAAAGTGAGGCCAACTCTTGTGGA
This sequence is a window from Gossypium raimondii isolate GPD5lz chromosome 5, ASM2569854v1, whole genome shotgun sequence. Protein-coding genes within it:
- the LOC105767544 gene encoding uncharacterized protein LOC105767544, producing the protein MQGTVFKALLRSCEENDEEGQKEIGKKHKKKESGRVIDEIIDKFHCMNIVKREANQRDCSNEQHELLTPQKRSKARFRNHDVPGYTWYAKALKVKWLFHEGLHREKHGLWRQEQKSRAAKIEKQLKARRELEALIEEQLNRFHAHYNQAMVPSHLEDVSKLLRPQWAAPQELASLFWLGDWRPSAILELLHGLAPLSFLSDSTASAMQPAISQFIHEMRIEEAVIDEEMAEIQATCVLYLPFAPVNSSKSGGSASHGIQSEFLKIARVITKAQKLRFKALELVVKKLLNQTEAAEFLVAFSGIQDAIHQFAEEKRLRKGPVTVSVKSHDVTETSKQPKIHIDDRISHLLKTSDSSEYGQGIQYALSEFEELQGLQKGSVTQSARFQDVVETSNQPKIPLEDRTSSWDNLSKTSDSLEHGQGIQYALCEFEEQEALRKGPVTQSVRSQDVVETSNQPKIPLEDRMGLWDSLCHLLEQDSSGERIIDDINEPAGLPIESWDVVETSKQPMIHSEDRIGLWEMFSKMVGDMKSGQGIPRQL